A genomic region of Rhipicephalus sanguineus isolate Rsan-2018 chromosome 1, BIME_Rsan_1.4, whole genome shotgun sequence contains the following coding sequences:
- the LOC119404089 gene encoding terpene synthase isoform X3, which produces MLHNSSLLIDDIEDNSLLRRGVPVAHHIFGVASTINSANYVYFLSLEKCLQLGDPRATTVFTEQCLELHRGQGMEIYWRDNYICPSEDDYITMVKRKTGGLFGLAVRLMQLFSENKSDFSELIGTLGLYFQIRDDYANLVLKEYTDNKSFAEDLTEGKFSFPIIHAIQKHPEDPRMMSILAPPEEMLGRWSWGSWPIATQVGAAPKKHIPRRAGSDDIVKKRTKDLEIKKYAVDVLEKLGSFAYTREILQKLDAEARREAEKLGGNPYIVQVLDELKNW; this is translated from the exons ATGCTCCACAATTCTAGTCTCCT GATTGATGACATTGAGGATAACTCCTTGCTTCGAAGAGGTGTGCCTGTCGCTCATCACATCTTTGGAGTGGCCAGCACCATAAACTCTGCTAACTATGTTTACTTCCTCAGTCTTGAGAAATGTCTACAGCTCGGTGATCCTCGGGCCACCACTGTTTTTACTG AACAGTGCCTAGAACTTCACCGTGGTCAAGGCATGGAAATTTACTGGAGGGACAACTACATCTGCCCTTCAGAGGATGACTATATCACGATGGTTAAACGAA AAACTGGAGGCCTTTTTGGACTGGCTGTGCGGCTTATGCAACTTTTCAGTGAAAACAAGAG TGATTTCAGTGAATTGATTGGTACCTTAGGACTGTACTTCCAAATAAGGGATGATTATGCCAACCTGGTTCTAAAAGAG TATACAGATAACAAGAGCTTTGCAGAGGATCTCACGGAGGGAAAGTTTTCATTTCCCATTATCCATGCTATCCAGAAGCACCCAGAAGACCCTCGGATGATGAGTATCCTTGCTCCGCCAGAGGAAATGTTGGGCCGTTGGTCTTGGGGGAGTTGGCCCATAGCTACACAAGTAGGAGCAGCACCGAAAAAGCATATACCAAGGAGAGCTGGAAGCGATG ACATAGTAAAGAAGCGAACCAAAGACTTGGAAATCAAGAAGTATGCTGTGGATGTCCTTGAGAAGTTGGGTTCGTTTGCCTACACCAGGGAAATCTTACAGAAGCTGGATGCAGA
- the LOC119404089 gene encoding terpene synthase isoform X2 — MCLRAMDKKGQSMTSEEMERAILQPYYYIVKIPGKQIRTKLAQAFNYWLKISPEKCQAVTEIVQMLHNSSLLIDDIEDNSLLRRGVPVAHHIFGVASTINSANYVYFLSLEKCLQLGDPRATTVFTEQCLELHRGQGMEIYWRDNYICPSEDDYITMVKRKTGGLFGLAVRLMQLFSENKSDFSELIGTLGLYFQIRDDYANLVLKEYTDNKSFAEDLTEGKFSFPIIHAIQKHPEDPRMMNIVKKRTKDLEIKKYAVDVLEKLGSFAYTREILQKLDAEARREAEKLGGNPYIVQVLDELKNW, encoded by the exons ATGTGTCTTCGCGCCATGGACAAGAAAGGACAATCTATGACTAGTGAAGAAATGGAAAGA GCGATACTTCAGCCTTATTATTACATTGTCAAAATTCCAGGAAAGCAAATAAGGACCAAGCTAGCACAG GCCTTCAATTATTGGCTGAAGATATCCCCTGAAAAATGTCAAGCTGTTACAGAGATTGTTCAAATGCTCCACAATTCTAGTCTCCT GATTGATGACATTGAGGATAACTCCTTGCTTCGAAGAGGTGTGCCTGTCGCTCATCACATCTTTGGAGTGGCCAGCACCATAAACTCTGCTAACTATGTTTACTTCCTCAGTCTTGAGAAATGTCTACAGCTCGGTGATCCTCGGGCCACCACTGTTTTTACTG AACAGTGCCTAGAACTTCACCGTGGTCAAGGCATGGAAATTTACTGGAGGGACAACTACATCTGCCCTTCAGAGGATGACTATATCACGATGGTTAAACGAA AAACTGGAGGCCTTTTTGGACTGGCTGTGCGGCTTATGCAACTTTTCAGTGAAAACAAGAG TGATTTCAGTGAATTGATTGGTACCTTAGGACTGTACTTCCAAATAAGGGATGATTATGCCAACCTGGTTCTAAAAGAG TATACAGATAACAAGAGCTTTGCAGAGGATCTCACGGAGGGAAAGTTTTCATTTCCCATTATCCATGCTATCCAGAAGCACCCAGAAGACCCTCGGATGATGA ACATAGTAAAGAAGCGAACCAAAGACTTGGAAATCAAGAAGTATGCTGTGGATGTCCTTGAGAAGTTGGGTTCGTTTGCCTACACCAGGGAAATCTTACAGAAGCTGGATGCAGA
- the LOC119404089 gene encoding terpene synthase isoform X1 yields the protein MCLRAMDKKGQSMTSEEMERAILQPYYYIVKIPGKQIRTKLAQAFNYWLKISPEKCQAVTEIVQMLHNSSLLIDDIEDNSLLRRGVPVAHHIFGVASTINSANYVYFLSLEKCLQLGDPRATTVFTEQCLELHRGQGMEIYWRDNYICPSEDDYITMVKRKTGGLFGLAVRLMQLFSENKSDFSELIGTLGLYFQIRDDYANLVLKEYTDNKSFAEDLTEGKFSFPIIHAIQKHPEDPRMMSILAPPEEMLGRWSWGSWPIATQVGAAPKKHIPRRAGSDDIVKKRTKDLEIKKYAVDVLEKLGSFAYTREILQKLDAEARREAEKLGGNPYIVQVLDELKNW from the exons ATGTGTCTTCGCGCCATGGACAAGAAAGGACAATCTATGACTAGTGAAGAAATGGAAAGA GCGATACTTCAGCCTTATTATTACATTGTCAAAATTCCAGGAAAGCAAATAAGGACCAAGCTAGCACAG GCCTTCAATTATTGGCTGAAGATATCCCCTGAAAAATGTCAAGCTGTTACAGAGATTGTTCAAATGCTCCACAATTCTAGTCTCCT GATTGATGACATTGAGGATAACTCCTTGCTTCGAAGAGGTGTGCCTGTCGCTCATCACATCTTTGGAGTGGCCAGCACCATAAACTCTGCTAACTATGTTTACTTCCTCAGTCTTGAGAAATGTCTACAGCTCGGTGATCCTCGGGCCACCACTGTTTTTACTG AACAGTGCCTAGAACTTCACCGTGGTCAAGGCATGGAAATTTACTGGAGGGACAACTACATCTGCCCTTCAGAGGATGACTATATCACGATGGTTAAACGAA AAACTGGAGGCCTTTTTGGACTGGCTGTGCGGCTTATGCAACTTTTCAGTGAAAACAAGAG TGATTTCAGTGAATTGATTGGTACCTTAGGACTGTACTTCCAAATAAGGGATGATTATGCCAACCTGGTTCTAAAAGAG TATACAGATAACAAGAGCTTTGCAGAGGATCTCACGGAGGGAAAGTTTTCATTTCCCATTATCCATGCTATCCAGAAGCACCCAGAAGACCCTCGGATGATGAGTATCCTTGCTCCGCCAGAGGAAATGTTGGGCCGTTGGTCTTGGGGGAGTTGGCCCATAGCTACACAAGTAGGAGCAGCACCGAAAAAGCATATACCAAGGAGAGCTGGAAGCGATG ACATAGTAAAGAAGCGAACCAAAGACTTGGAAATCAAGAAGTATGCTGTGGATGTCCTTGAGAAGTTGGGTTCGTTTGCCTACACCAGGGAAATCTTACAGAAGCTGGATGCAGA